In Piliocolobus tephrosceles isolate RC106 chromosome 12, ASM277652v3, whole genome shotgun sequence, one DNA window encodes the following:
- the SAGE1 gene encoding LOW QUALITY PROTEIN: sarcoma antigen 1 (The sequence of the model RefSeq protein was modified relative to this genomic sequence to represent the inferred CDS: substituted 1 base at 1 genomic stop codon), with translation MWSSPLRMSQLTPPEELHTVAYVFTNGGPQMRSDEVNPVAKGHRSKKKHSRKSKRHSSSKRRKSMSLWLDKQEDAAVTHNIHEENINNSQPATDNILSTAPPWLDAAVTHNVHEERINNSQPATNNILSTAPPWLGAMAAAGISSMSTRDLYAPVNHNVHEEGMENGQPQQDNVVSNVLSGLINMTGAGIPARSTRDPYATITHNICEERMENGQSQTDKVFSTVSPWLVHMAAAGIPSMSTRDLYSTVSHTICEXKIKNEQITPDKFLSTITAGLMNFTGAGISLMSTRDQYATITYNVPEERMEKGQPQPDNVLSTASTGLINVAGACGFIVLSFIDDTATHNVHEAKMKNDQQAPDNSLSTVPPGCINLSGAGISSRSTRGVYSAVIHDIQEEEMENGQIPPDGLLSNSDSPELINVTGDRMPPDALGSFSYDFTSLSKDELIYKPDINEFAVGTKNYSVSAGDPPVTAMSSVETVPNTPQISPAMAKKINDDIKYQLMKEVRRFGRNYERIFILLGEVQGSMKVKRQFVEFTIKEAARFKKVVLIQQLEKVLKEIDSHCHLRKVKHMRKK, from the exons ATGTGGTCTTCTCCACTTCGAATGAGTCAACTAACTCCACCTGAAGAACTTCATACTGTTGCCTATGTGTTTACAAATGGTGGGCCG CAAATGAGGAGTGATGAAGTAAATCCGGTTGCAAAAGGGCATCGAAGCAAAAAGAAACATTCCAGAAAATCCAAGAGACACTCTTCATCTAAGAGAAGGAAGAGTATGTCCCTGTGGTTAGACAAACAGGAAG ATGCTGCAGTCACTCACAACATCCATGAAGAGAACATAAATAACAGCCAACCAGCAACTGATAACATCTTGTCAACTGCTCCACCATGGCTTG ATGCTGCAGTCACTCACAACGTCCATGAAGAGAGGATAAATAACAGCCAACCAGCAACTAATAACATCTTGTCAACTGCTCCACCATGGCTTGGTGCTATGGCAGCAGCAGGAATTTCGTCCATGAGTACGAGAGATCTGT ACGCTCCCGTCAATCACAATGTCCATGAGGAGGGGATGGAAAATGGTCAACCCCAACAAGATAATGTCGTGTCAAATGTTCTGTCAGGGCTTATTAATATGACAGGAGCTGGTATTCCAGCGAGGAGTACCAGGGATCCGT ATGCTACCATCACTCACAACATCTGTGAAGAGAGGATGGAAAACGGCCAATCCCAAACTGATAAAGTCTTCTCAACTGTTTCCCCATGGCTTGTTCATATGGCTGCAGCTGGTATTCCATCCATGAGTACCAGAGATCTGT ATTCAACTGTTTCTCACACTATCTGTGAATAgaagataaaaaatgaacaaataacacCTGATAAATTCTTGTCTACTATTACAGCGGGGCTTATGAATTTCACAGGGGCTGGTATTTCACTCATGAGTACCAGGGATCAGT ATGCTACCATCACTTACAATGTCCCTGAGGAGAGGATGGAAAAGGGCCAACCCCAACCTGATAACGTCTTGTCAACTGCTTCAACAGGGCTTATTAATGTTGCAGGAGCTTGTGGTTTTATTGTATTGTCTTTCATAG ATGACACCGCCACTCACAATGTCCATGAGGCGAAGATGAAAAATGACCAACAGGCACCTGATAACTCCTTGTCAACAGTTCCACCAGGGTGTATTAATCTGTCAGGAGCTGGCATTTCATCCAGGAGTACCaggggtgtgt ATTCTGCTGTCATTCACGATatccaggaggaggagatggaaaaTGGTCAAATCCCTCCTGATGGCCTCCTGTCAAATTCTGATTCACCAGAGCTTATAAATGTGACAGGAGATCGTATGCCACCCGATGCATTGGGTTCTTTCTCTTACGACTTCACAAGTCTCAGCAAAGATGAGCTGATTTACAAACCTGATATTAATGAATTTGCTGTAGGCACCAAAAACTACAGTGTCTCTGCAGGTGACCCACCAGTCACAGCAATGTCTTCAGTGGAAACTGTGCCAAATACACCACAAATATCTCCTGCCATGGCAAAGAAAATTAATGATGatataaaatatcaattaatGAAAGAAGTTCGAAGGTTTGGGCGAA attatgaaagaattttcattttgcttgGAGAGGTACAAGGATCTATGAAGGTCAAGAGACAATTTGTTGAATTTACCATCAAGGAAGCAGCAAG GTTTAAAAAAGTTGTCTTAATTCAGCAACTCGAGAAGGTGCTTAAAGAAATAGATTCCCACTGCCATCTCAGAAAAGTTAAgcacatgagaaaaaaataa